In a single window of the Bos javanicus breed banteng chromosome 16, ARS-OSU_banteng_1.0, whole genome shotgun sequence genome:
- the C16H1orf53 gene encoding uncharacterized protein C1orf53 homolog isoform X2, which translates to MAAWRVPASALRRTQPAAAPPEPPPRDGTVFRRRRGVPLCSVAREDGGGPGPDSRGGPEEATKRPASQELTAAERRIAELHAAACALIKSRTRTKYPAIKEDTPKKQFVAHTKMLAS; encoded by the exons ATGGCGGCCTGGCGGGTCCCGGCGTCCGCGCTCAGGAGGACGCAGCCCGCCGCCGCGCCGCCAGAGCCGCCGCCCCGTGACGGAACAGTGTTCCGACGGCGCCGCGGCGTCCCCCTCTGCTCCGTTGCGCGGGAAGACGGCGGTGGCCCCGGGCCTGACTCGCGGGGCGGGCCGGAGGAAGCGACCAAGCGCCCGGCGAGCCAAGAGTTAACGGCGGCGGAGCGGAGGATCGCGGAGCTACACGCGGCTGCTTGCGCA CTGATTAAAAGCCGAACTAGAACAAAATATCCAGCCATTAAGGAAGACACTCCGAAGAAGCAGTTTGTGGCACACACGAAAAT GCTGGCCAGCTAA
- the C16H1orf53 gene encoding uncharacterized protein C1orf53 homolog isoform X1, whose amino-acid sequence MAAWRVPASALRRTQPAAAPPEPPPRDGTVFRRRRGVPLCSVAREDGGGPGPDSRGGPEEATKRPASQELTAAERRIAELHAAACAAGQLNYVDPATGYMVFTQLAHLQRGQCCGSACRHCPYGQINVKDPSKKKQFNSYFYV is encoded by the exons ATGGCGGCCTGGCGGGTCCCGGCGTCCGCGCTCAGGAGGACGCAGCCCGCCGCCGCGCCGCCAGAGCCGCCGCCCCGTGACGGAACAGTGTTCCGACGGCGCCGCGGCGTCCCCCTCTGCTCCGTTGCGCGGGAAGACGGCGGTGGCCCCGGGCCTGACTCGCGGGGCGGGCCGGAGGAAGCGACCAAGCGCCCGGCGAGCCAAGAGTTAACGGCGGCGGAGCGGAGGATCGCGGAGCTACACGCGGCTGCTTGCGCA GCTGGCCAGCTAAACTACGTGGACCCAGCTACCGGCTACATGGTGTTCACCCAGCTGGCCCACTTGCAGAGAGGCCAGTGCTGCGGCTCAGCCTGTAGACAC tgTCCATATGGTCAAATCAATGTTAAAGATCCATCCAAAAAGAAGCAGttcaattcatatttttatgtgtGA